One window of Caldisalinibacter kiritimatiensis genomic DNA carries:
- a CDS encoding YtrH family sporulation protein — MDVCDFFSNLLYNFLIAFGVIVGASVFAGMGAIVNNHSPVKTMISVASSIKIWAVAVALGGTFSSFQAIEKGLLKGEIKSVIKQILYIMTALIGANLGYSFIKLIQRWSKIWME; from the coding sequence ATGGATGTGTGTGATTTTTTTAGCAATTTATTATATAACTTTTTAATAGCCTTTGGAGTAATAGTTGGAGCTAGTGTATTTGCTGGAATGGGAGCTATTGTTAACAATCACTCTCCGGTTAAAACTATGATAAGTGTAGCAAGTTCAATAAAAATTTGGGCAGTAGCAGTTGCTTTAGGTGGTACATTTTCCTCCTTTCAAGCCATTGAAAAGGGCTTACTGAAAGGCGAAATAAAATCAGTTATTAAGCAGATATTATATATTATGACTGCTTTAATAGGAGCTAATCTTGGATATAGTTTTATCAAGTTAATACAGAGGTGGAGTAAAATATGGATGGAATAA